One genomic segment of Nitrososphaerota archaeon includes these proteins:
- a CDS encoding DUF131 domain-containing protein, with protein MLYIFLIGFLMILIGILIIIFAIILGFLKMKKEPEKEHFKGGAVIMIGPIPIVLSTDPRSAKILILLAIVLVFALIILMAFSKIW; from the coding sequence ATGTTATACATATTTTTGATTGGATTTTTAATGATATTGATTGGAATTTTGATTATCATATTTGCAATTATTTTAGGATTTCTAAAAATGAAGAAAGAACCAGAAAAAGAACATTTCAAAGGTGGAGCTGTAATTATGATAGGACCAATACCAATAGTATTAAGCACAGATCCAAGATCGGCTAAAATCTTAATTTTATTAGCTATAGTTCTAGTTTTTGCTCTTATTATATTAATGGCTTTTTCTAAAATATGGTGA
- a CDS encoding MFS transporter, giving the protein MEKLKSQKWMYALIPYNAAMFFLGTFIPLIILERGGNVVDVSLATAFYNLSLVIFSLIWGIVIDKIESRKILLVSGITLMTVFILTILKIKNSINIIIIYALLGISIAMINTPINILIIETSSKSSLNISYNYFYWYSYVGGIIGQLGGAIWINFLGLENSIYFPIILSILALGGFILLLKEPLITLERESILMNLKAFSYRLLQIPLFFIRIPRVKDFIAFFRAIRIFLERDFFIVMSTIILFFASANLFFTSYTPYLKNVGLLDSEIFLLNTYITIVNTFSSLFLRKMKEGEEIDIAKKALYIRFFGFFLASTFSFFIQNRFNFYTTLISFTFIGIAYTLVTIPLNIMLFRTLRPEKKGEEIGIFSSLNGITIFIMSFLSGLISKTLGYYVTFYLATILIFIPILLLEILKR; this is encoded by the coding sequence ATGGAAAAACTTAAGTCACAAAAATGGATGTATGCATTAATACCATATAATGCTGCTATGTTTTTTCTAGGAACGTTTATTCCACTTATTATATTAGAACGTGGTGGAAATGTAGTAGATGTAAGCTTAGCTACTGCATTTTATAATTTATCCTTAGTTATATTTTCATTAATTTGGGGAATAGTAATTGATAAAATTGAAAGTAGAAAAATATTATTAGTTTCAGGAATTACATTAATGACTGTTTTCATATTAACTATTTTGAAAATAAAGAATTCTATAAATATAATTATAATTTATGCTCTTCTTGGAATTTCTATAGCAATGATTAATACACCAATAAATATTCTTATAATAGAAACTTCTTCTAAAAGTAGTTTAAATATTTCTTATAATTATTTTTATTGGTATTCTTATGTAGGTGGTATAATTGGTCAATTAGGTGGAGCAATATGGATTAATTTTTTAGGTTTAGAAAATTCTATTTATTTTCCAATCATACTTTCAATATTAGCATTGGGAGGTTTCATTTTATTATTAAAGGAACCATTAATAACTTTAGAAAGAGAAAGCATATTAATGAACTTGAAAGCTTTTTCATATAGGCTTCTACAAATACCTTTATTTTTCATTCGCATTCCAAGAGTGAAAGATTTTATAGCATTCTTTAGAGCAATAAGAATTTTCTTAGAACGTGATTTTTTTATTGTAATGAGTACAATTATTCTATTCTTTGCTTCAGCAAATTTATTTTTCACATCATATACCCCTTATTTAAAAAATGTTGGTTTATTAGATTCTGAAATTTTCTTGTTAAATACATATATAACAATTGTTAATACTTTTTCTTCATTATTTTTAAGAAAAATGAAAGAAGGAGAAGAAATAGACATAGCTAAAAAAGCACTTTATATAAGATTCTTCGGTTTCTTTTTAGCATCAACTTTCTCATTTTTCATTCAAAATAGATTTAATTTTTATACTACATTAATATCTTTCACTTTTATTGGAATAGCTTATACTTTAGTAACAATCCCATTAAATATCATGCTATTTAGAACATTAAGACCAGAAAAGAAAGGGGAGGAAATTGGTATATTTAGTTCATTGAATGGAATAACAATTTTTATAATGTCTTTCCTTTCAGGATTAATTTCAAAAACATTAGGATATTACGTAACTTTTTATTTAGCTACGATATTAATTTTTATTCCAATATTACTTTTAGAGATATTAAAAAGATAA
- a CDS encoding B12-binding domain-containing protein, with the protein MSSLGDILEQLKKAVIEGDPDLAEQLARKILESKIDPLKTIYESVVPGILKAGELWEQNVYFLPDVIMSAEAFKSAMSILEKNISKDILEDKSIGKYLICSVEGDIHDLGKSIVTTMLKAAGFIVYDLGVDVPIKKFIEKVKELKPDIVGLGAYMSTTAATLKDYIQALENEGLRDKVKVMIGGVRTSQEYANNIGADAWGKDGIDAVKKAKKLMGVKE; encoded by the coding sequence ATGTCATCTTTGGGAGATATTTTAGAACAATTAAAAAAAGCAGTCATTGAAGGCGATCCAGATTTAGCTGAACAATTAGCTAGAAAGATTTTAGAATCAAAAATCGATCCTTTAAAAACAATTTATGAAAGTGTAGTTCCAGGTATTCTTAAAGCTGGAGAATTATGGGAGCAAAATGTTTATTTCCTTCCGGATGTGATAATGAGTGCTGAAGCTTTTAAATCTGCAATGTCAATCTTAGAAAAGAATATTTCTAAGGATATTCTTGAAGATAAAAGCATTGGAAAATATTTAATATGTAGTGTTGAAGGTGATATTCATGATCTTGGAAAATCCATAGTTACAACTATGCTTAAAGCTGCTGGTTTTATTGTTTATGATTTAGGTGTAGATGTCCCTATTAAAAAATTTATAGAAAAAGTAAAAGAATTAAAACCTGATATAGTTGGATTAGGAGCTTACATGAGTACCACTGCTGCAACATTGAAAGATTATATTCAAGCACTTGAAAATGAAGGGCTTAGAGATAAAGTTAAAGTGATGATTGGAGGAGTTAGAACAAGTCAAGAATATGCAAATAATATAGGAGCAGATGCTTGGGGAAAAGATGGAATAGATGCAGTAAAAAAAGCAAAAAAGCTTATGGGTGTTAAAGAATGA